From Portunus trituberculatus isolate SZX2019 chromosome 37, ASM1759143v1, whole genome shotgun sequence, one genomic window encodes:
- the LOC123514336 gene encoding LOW QUALITY PROTEIN: cilia- and flagella-associated protein 251-like (The sequence of the model RefSeq protein was modified relative to this genomic sequence to represent the inferred CDS: inserted 1 base in 1 codon) → EEEEEEEEEEEEEEEEEEEEEEEEEEEEEEEEEEEEEEEEEEEEEEEEEEEEEEEEEEEEEEEEEEEEEEEEEEEEEEEEEEEEEEEEEEEEEEEEEEEEEEEEEEEEEEEEEEEEEEEEEEEEEEEEEEEEEEEEEEEEEEEEEEEEEEEEEEEEEEEEEEEEEEEEEEEEEEEEEEEEEEEEEEEEEEEEEEEEEEEEEEEEEEEEEEEEEEEEEEEEEEEEEEEEEEEEEEEEEEEEEEKKXEEEEEEEEEEEEEEEEEEEEEEEEEEEEEEEEEEEEEEEALTLSKE, encoded by the exons gaagaagaagaagaagaagaagaagaagaagaagaagaagaagaagaagaagaagaagaagaagaagaagaagaagaagaagaagaagaagaagaagaagaagaagaagaagaagaagaagaagaagaagaagaagaagaagaagaagaagaagaagaagaagaagaagaagaagaagaagaagaagaagaagaagaagaagaagaagaagaagaagaagaagaagaagaagaagaagaagaagaagaagaagaagaagaagaagaagaagaagaagaagaagaagaagaagaagaagaagaagaagaagaagaagaagaagaagaagaagaagaagaagaagaagaagaagaagaagaagaagaagaagaagaagaagaagaagaagaagaagaagaagaagaagaagaagaagaagaagaagaagaagaagaagaagaagaagaagaagaagaagaagaagaagaagaagaagaagaagaagaagaagaagaagaagaagaagaagaagaagaagaagaagaagaagaagaagaagaagaagaagaagaagaagaagaagaagaagaagaagaagaagaagaagaagaagaagaagaagaagaagaagaagaagaagaagaagaagaagaagaagaagaagaagaagaagaagaagaagaagaagaagaagaagaagaagaagaagaagaagaagaagaagaagaagaagaagaagaagaagagaaga aagaagaagaagaagaagaagaagaagaagaagaagaagaagaagaagaagaagaagaagaagaagaagaagaagaagaagaagaagaagaagaagaagaagaagaagaagaagaagaagctttaACACTATCAAAGGAGTGA